From the Streptomyces nodosus genome, the window CCGAGGAAGGGGAGGACGCCATGGCGTTCCCGGGGAGGACTCCGACCGCGGGCGCGGGCGCGGACGGGCGGGCGCCTCAGGGGCCGCCCACCGGAGGCGGGGCGTGGGGCCGCGGGAGACGACGACCCGGCCGGCCGCGTCTCGGCCGACTGCGCCGGGCCCTGCTCGCCGCGCTGGTCACGGGTGCCGTGGTGGTGCCTCTCTCGGCCGCCGGGCGCCCCGGGATCCCGGCCCCGCCGCCGGCCGTGCTCGCCCCGCTCTCGAGGGCCGCGCTCACCGGGATCTACGAGGCGAACCGCGCCGACGCGGCCGAGGCGTCCCGCCGGGCGGCGGCCCACGGCGACCACGGCCGCGCCGCGACGGACCGCGCCATGGCCTCCCCGACCCGTCGGCTGCTGGCCTTCGACGGCCGGGGCACGGGCCGGGTGACCGAGGTCCTGGGCGAGCTGACCACGGCGGACCACATCGCGGTCCTGGTCCCGGGCGCCGACACCACGCTGGACAGCTACGGCCGTCTCCGTGCGGGCGCACTCGCCCTGTACCGCGCGACGGGCCCGCGCACCGCGGTCATCGCCTGGCTCGGGTACGACACACCCCGCACACTCAGCACCGCCGCGCTCACCACCACCCGGGCCGAGCGGGCCGCCCCGCTGCTGGAGCGGTTCCTGAGCGAGCTGCGTGGCGCTCTGGGCCCGTCGCCCGGCATCTCCCTGGTCTGCCACTCCTACGGCTCGGTGGTGTGCGCCCGCGCGGCCGGCACCGCCGAGGCCAGGGACATCGCCCTGATCGGCAGCCCCGGCACCGGCGCGGACTCCGTCGCCGCCCTGCACACCCGGGCGCGCGTCTGGGCGGCCCGTGGTGCCGACGACTGGATCGCGGACGTGCCCCATCTGCGCGCCGGCCTGTTCGGCACGACCCTCGGTTTCGGCACCGACCCGGTCTCCCCGGCCTACGGCGCCCGGGTCTTCGCCGCGGGCGACGGCGGCCACAGCGACTACTTCAGACCGGGCTCGGCATCCCTGGCCAACCTCGCGCACATCGTCCTCGGCGAGACCTCGGAGGTGACCCGTGCCTGACCGGAACCCGGGGGAGGACGTCCCCCACGCGATACACGCCCGCACTCCGGACGCCACGGACCCCGGGGAGACGGCGGTACCCGTTCCCCGCCTCCCGCGCTCTGCGGAAGCCACGGGCTTCGGGGAGGCGGCGGTACGAGCGCCGCGCGCCCCGGACGCCGCAAGCACCGGGGAGGCGGCCGTACCCGCTCCGCGACTCCCGCGTTCTGCGAATGCCACAGGCACCGGGGAGGCGGCCGTACCTGTGCCGCGTCTCCCGTGCTCTGCGGAGGCTGCGGATCCTGGGGAGGCGGCGGTACGGGTGCCGCGTCCTCTGCGTACTTCGGACGCTGCGGATCCTGGGAAGGCGGCCGTACGGGTGCCGCCGCCCCTGCGGTCTTCGGGGGGCACGGGCATGGGGGAGGCGGCCGTACCTGTGCCGTGTCTCCCGCGTTCTGCGGAGGCTGCGGGTTCCGGGGAGGCGGCGGTGCAGGTGCCGCGGCCCCTGCGGTCTCCGGATGTCACAGGCACCGGGGAGGCAGACGTACCCGTGCCGTGCCCCCCGCGTGCCCCTGACGCCCCAGGCGCCGGGAAGGTGGCCGCACGTGTCCCGCGTCCTCTGCGTGCCCTGGACGCGATACGCACCGCCGCACACCGGACGGACGCGGCCACCCCCGCCGGGCGGGACCGTGCCGTCGACGCGCTGCGGGCCGTCGCGATCCTCGGTGTGGTCCTGGGCCACTGGCTGGTGACCGCCCTGGTCGCGGACGGCGGGGCGCTGCGCACCGCGAGCCCGCTGCACTTCATGCCCTGGCTCGCCCCGATCTCCTGGGCCTTTCAGACGCTTGCCGTGTTCTTCCTGGTGGGCGGGCATGTGGCCACCAAGGGGTATGCGTCGGCACGTGCGCGGGGCGTCACCTACGGGCGGTGGCTGGGCACCCGTCTGGCCCGGCTGTTCAGGCCCGTCGTGGCCATGGTGGCCCTGTGGACGGTGGCGGCGTGCTGTCTGCTCCTGTCCGGCGCGGACACCGGCACGGTGCACACCCTGGTGAAGCTGGCCCTGTCGCCGCTGTGGTTCCTGCTGGTCCTCGCGGTCCTGACGGCGGCGACACCGCTGCTGGCCCGCCTCAACCCCCTGTGGCCGCTGGCCGTCGTCCTCCATGTGGACCTCGTCCGCTTCGGACTCGGCGGCCCCTCCTGGCTCGGCTGGCTGAACCTGCCCGCGGGCTGGCTGGTGCCGTACACCCTGGGTGCGGCCTGGACGCGGGGCGAGCTGGAGGGCCGTCGCGCTGGCCGGGTGCTGCTGGTGGGCGGCGCGGCGGCGACGGCGGCCCTGGTGGCCTGGGCCGGATATCCGGCGTCGATGGTCGGCGTCCCGGGCGCCCCGGTCTCGAACCTCGACCCGCCGACCCTCGCC encodes:
- a CDS encoding alpha/beta hydrolase encodes the protein MAFPGRTPTAGAGADGRAPQGPPTGGGAWGRGRRRPGRPRLGRLRRALLAALVTGAVVVPLSAAGRPGIPAPPPAVLAPLSRAALTGIYEANRADAAEASRRAAAHGDHGRAATDRAMASPTRRLLAFDGRGTGRVTEVLGELTTADHIAVLVPGADTTLDSYGRLRAGALALYRATGPRTAVIAWLGYDTPRTLSTAALTTTRAERAAPLLERFLSELRGALGPSPGISLVCHSYGSVVCARAAGTAEARDIALIGSPGTGADSVAALHTRARVWAARGADDWIADVPHLRAGLFGTTLGFGTDPVSPAYGARVFAAGDGGHSDYFRPGSASLANLAHIVLGETSEVTRA
- a CDS encoding acyltransferase family protein, with product MAARVPRPLRALDAIRTAAHRTDAATPAGRDRAVDALRAVAILGVVLGHWLVTALVADGGALRTASPLHFMPWLAPISWAFQTLAVFFLVGGHVATKGYASARARGVTYGRWLGTRLARLFRPVVAMVALWTVAACCLLLSGADTGTVHTLVKLALSPLWFLLVLAVLTAATPLLARLNPLWPLAVVLHVDLVRFGLGGPSWLGWLNLPAGWLVPYTLGAAWTRGELEGRRAGRVLLVGGAAATAALVAWAGYPASMVGVPGAPVSNLDPPTLAAVTFGVAQCGLALLLREPLRRLMRRRLLWAAVALVNLSAMTIFLWHQTALMATTATGLLAGRLPGLHTVPDGPVWVAARLVWLPVLALGLALCLSAFRTWEQPYGSTRST